The window ATCCCATTGTTAATGGCATTGGCCTCAAACTGCTCCAGGTAAGTGCTCAGGTTTGATAGTACGTTGTTTTTAATTTGCGAGGCTGTTTCGCGCAGCAGTTCCCACTCTGGCAGTTTATGTGCTGCAATATCGCGTTTGGCGCGCACCCACCACAGTGTTTCGTCGTGCCAGTCAACCCGTGGCTCGTCGCGGTTAAATATGGCGGCTAATTGCGGATGATCTTTAGTTGCGTTGCTGCTCATTTAGATACTGTGGTTTAAAATTTCGGCAACATGAATTACTTTAACTTCGCTGTTTTGGCGCCGCAGGATGCCTTCCAGGTGCATCAGGCAGCTTAAATCGGCCGAAGTGATGTATTGAGCACCATGTTCAATATGGTCGTCTACACGGTCTTTACCCATTTTGGATGATACGGCTTCTTCCACCACGCAAAATGTGCCGCCAAAACCACAGCAATCATCGGCCCGGCTTAACGGAACAAGTTCAAGGCCTTTCACCATGCCCAGCAGTTGGGCTGGTTTGCTAAAAGGCGGCGCAACCAGTTCAGTCATTTGTGAAATGCGCAACCCACGCAGGCCGTGGCAGCTTTGGTGCATGCCCACTTTGTAGGGGAAACTGGCTTCCAGGCTTTTTACCTGTAATATATCCACCAAAAATTCGGTAAGTTCAAAAACGCGTTTACGGATTTCTGAGGCTTTATCTTCGTTTTCGTGCGAATGCAGGTGCTCTTTGATATGCAGCGTACAACTGCCTGATGGGCAAACAATATAATCGTAACCGGCAAAATTATCGATGAATAAATTATTGCAGCCGCCGGTAAGGTGCTCATAACCGCTATTGGCCATAGGCTGCCCGCAACAGGTTTGATTTTTAGGGTAATGAACTTCGCACCCCAGCTTTTCCAGCAATTCCAGGGTTGCAATAGCAGCCTGTGGATAAAATTGGTCTACATAGCAGGGAACAAATAAAGCTACCTTCATTTTTGTGTTTATTTCAATTGGTTAAAGCAATATTAAAGCATATCATTTGCATAACTATCCTTATGTATCTGCAAAGTATAGTTGTATATTAAGGTACCCAAAATACAGTTATAACAACCAACTGTTATTCAGTTTTTTTTGCAAAAGGATACGGGAGATTGGCGTATTTGGATACTTGGATAATCCATCGAATAGGAGGAAAAGTGAATGATGGCGGGTAAGGTAGAATTTCAACTTCCATGAGGTTAGCGCAGCGTTGTTAGCGGGTATTAAGTTTAGCTGAAAGCTGAAACCATGCGGCTCACGAGCTGGAAGCTTGCGAGAGCGTTTGATGCTATTTTTATTTTATTGAGTTGATTTTTAAAGAGATAGTGAATTGTTTTTAAATATTCTACTATTTCTATAGGATTTATATAAATAATGTTTTATGTTTGCATCGTCAACACAGACAAATCGTTCTTTATTTTAACTTATCAAGAAAGACTGAGGGAAAGGCCCAAAGACGTCTTAGCAACCTATACATCCGCATAATGTAAAAGGTGCTAATTCCTGCTCCATTCAACGGAGAAAGATAACATACCATCTTCGCCCCCTGCCAATCTAATAAGTGATTTTATAGTTTTTTTTAAGTCGCGTGACCGAGAGGATAGGTGGGGGTCTGCAAAACCCTAAACGGCAGTTCGAATCTGCCCGCGACGTCTAATTTTAGCCTAAAGGCGTAAAGCCCAAAGCCTTCTTTTTGGTCTGAAAACATAAAATTATTTTCCCGCTTTGTTTTGGCTTTGAGACTTCTGCTTTTAGCTTCTTTTACAAATTTCCTATTGAATATCTTGTCGAGATTCTGAGGTAAGGATATTTCTTATTCACGTCGGGATAGTCATGGTAGTTTCCTTCCAGCCGGAAATAGCCCGATTCGGCAGCTATGGAGAGGCCTTTGATAAACATGTAGCTTACCTCGTTACTAAAAGTGTGCAAAAAATAATGCGATTTATTGCCATCTACCGTCACCATCCAGCCTCCCCGGTAATTTGCACTGTATGATAATTTATTTAAAAGCTTTATGGTACCGCCCCCGTTAACAGCAAAGCCCGGCCCGTAATCATAATTACGGCTATTGTAGGTGTATTGATCGGGCACGGCGGCCAATAGGATAGGGCCGGCGCCAAGACTACCGCTTATTATAACGTTTTGCGTCAACTTTAACTGCGACATCAGATTAAATTTTACGCTTTGTGCCCCGTAAAAAAATGCCTGGTTGCGGATGTAATCATAATTTGCCGATAATATTACCAGGTTTTCCATTTTGTCCTGGTCAACTTTCGAGATGTCCCAGCCAGTAAGGGAGCCGTAAACACTGATGACATTAACTGTAGAGCTATCGTCTCGTCCTACCTCGGCAGTGATAGAGATATTGCTGAACGGTTTCCTGAAACCCTCATTTGGTACCCCGTAAAGCAATCGTGCCCTTGCAAACCAGCCAAAACGACCATGTTCAAACGGACTTACCGATTGTGAATTAAATATCCGCCCTCCAAGGTCAAATTCGGCACCTATTTTTGATGAGTCGCGCTCGGTGCTATTGCCATAAACTTTGCCCCAGGTACCATCTAAAATGCGGTTTAGTCCGCGCATGGGGTTAATTATTAATCCTGCTACTTCACTGGCCTGCCTTTTAAAACCCCGCTGGCGATTGTTTACAATACGGCTGGATAGGCGAAAAGTCATCTCGCCCAACACTATTCCGCCAAAACTGGTGTTTATAAAATCGTTAGGGGAGGGTGGCTGGGTTTCTGCAAAAGTTTCCCAAAGGTAGCTGCCCGCCATGGTAGCCGGTACCGATTGCCAGAAGCTAAAACCATTACTCCTAAATGCGCTATAAAACAAGCTGCCGTGATAGGGGTGGCCAAATTGATTTGTTTGAAAAGGATCATTATCGAACTCCCAGTTGCCAGGGCTAAGGTTGTGGCTAACGCTTTTCCAGTTTATACGGGCGTAATCCTTATTGGCTACATAGCGGTCAAAAATCCAGGGCGTAATTTCGGCTATCCCTAATTCGGCTACCGCGCGACCAAACCTGCGTTTTACGGTGGTATCCCGAACGTCACGGTAATAGCGCAGTTTCACCTCTGGCTTTTGATCGAATATATTGTTTTGGGCAAATAGCGGGCAGGCGATACAGAAAAATATAAAGCTGATTAATAATGTTTTTTTTGAAGGGTAAAGATCAGCTAAGCTCATAAGAAGGATATCAGGAGGTGCGAAAAACTATTATCCAGAAGCGCTTAAGCAATGAAATTGTTTTGATGGATGTTATAATAATGTTAAATGTTTGTTTGGAAATAGGGAGACAATGAAAGTTGAGAACGGTTGGCATGGGCGGGTGATTAACGGAACCACTGGGTGTGGCGGAGTATTAGCCCATAAAATCAGGTACATTTTGCCAGCTAACAACATCGTATCTTGTTCTTTTTTCATTTTCGGCACCACCATAAATTAACGTTTTGTTTACTTTTTCAGGAGCGGCAGTCTCCTCAAATCTATCCATCTCTTTGAATAGTGCATTACTTATAGTTTGCGTTGCTTTGATTTCAAATATTGAGAAGCCTTGTGCTTTTTTCATCAGCAGGTCAACTTCATGGGCATTGCTATCCTGCCAGAAATAATAATCTTTATGGAGATATAAATGATGGTTCTGTTTTTGATACTCGGCCAGTATCATATTTTCAAATATGTTACCTTTTAACCGGTTTTCGTCAAGCTCTTCAGCAGTTCTTATTCCCAACAAATGATTTAACAGGCCGGTATCATAAAAATACAACTTTGGGGTTTTAACCAAACGTTTATTGAAATTTTGGTGATAGGGCTGTAAAAGAAAAATAATATAGCTGCTTTCAAGTATCGACAACCAGGCTTTCGCGGTATTATGCGATATATTACATTCATTAGCCAAAGCGCTAAAATTGAGTAATTGCCCCGCCCGCCCGGCACATAAACCTAAAAAGGTGCGAAATTGCTTAAGGTCTCTTATATTCATTAGTTCTGTTACATCTTTTTCAAGATATGTTTGAATATAATTGGCATAAAATACAACGGGATCAATATCCCTGTCAAATATCGCCGGGTAAAAGCCCTTAATACTGGCTGGCGCATAGGAATTTGCTAATAGGGCAGATTGTTTTAATTCGGTAAAATCAAAAGGTAGTAATTTGAACAATGCAACCCTGCCCGCCAGCGTTTGAGTGATATTATTTAACAAATGAAAATTTTGTGAGCCGGATAATATATACTGTCCCATAATTTTAGATTCATCAACCCTGCCCTGGATGTATGAAAATAATGCAGGTACTCGTTGTACTTCGTCTAAAATGACTTTATGATCATAACGGTTCAAAAAACCGATTGGATCGTCTAACGCAAAGGATCGTGTGTTTGGATTCTCGAGGCTCACATAGCTATAATCGCTAAAAATCTCTTTCAGCAAGGTAGTTTTACCAGATTGCCTTGGGCCGGTGATGGCCAATACGGGAAATTTGCTTTTTTGAGCCTCTATTATAGGCGTAATTTGCCGTTGTATAAATTTACTCATTTCGACGAAATTTATCAAAATTAGTTAATTACTTACAATATACATGATGCCAACTTACAATTTACATAGGTTGTACTTACAATATACATGATGCCAACTTACAATTTGCATAAAATCGACCAGGAATAACTCATTTTTTGTTGATAAACGACCGCAGCAATGTTTTAAATTGAACCACGTTTGTTTTGCTGTTGGGAAGATAGTATTAGCCATCATCCGACATTGACAGGCAAACTCAAAAATTATTATCTTTAAGCGCTTAACCTGCATAAGCACAATTGAAAACCAATGCCCATTTAAATCATGAAAATTTTCAACATCGTATTTGTTGTGCTATTTGTAATTTTTGCAGCCCTGCAGTATAACGATCCCGACCCTTACATTTGGGTACCCATATACCTGTACAGCGCCTGGTTTTGCTTTAAGGCTTCGCAAAAAAAGTTTTACCCGGTTTGGTATGCAGTTGGTATATTTATTTACCTGGCTTATGCCACCTATAAAATATTTGATGCCAATGGCCTGATAGACTGGTTTACCAAACACCACTCCGAAAGCCTGGTAGAAAGCATGAAGGCCGAAAAGCCCTGGATTGAAGAAACCCGCGAATTTTTTGGCTT is drawn from Mucilaginibacter ginsenosidivorax and contains these coding sequences:
- a CDS encoding (Fe-S)-binding protein, with product MKVALFVPCYVDQFYPQAAIATLELLEKLGCEVHYPKNQTCCGQPMANSGYEHLTGGCNNLFIDNFAGYDYIVCPSGSCTLHIKEHLHSHENEDKASEIRKRVFELTEFLVDILQVKSLEASFPYKVGMHQSCHGLRGLRISQMTELVAPPFSKPAQLLGMVKGLELVPLSRADDCCGFGGTFCVVEEAVSSKMGKDRVDDHIEHGAQYITSADLSCLMHLEGILRRQNSEVKVIHVAEILNHSI
- a CDS encoding DUF3943 domain-containing protein — protein: MSLADLYPSKKTLLISFIFFCIACPLFAQNNIFDQKPEVKLRYYRDVRDTTVKRRFGRAVAELGIAEITPWIFDRYVANKDYARINWKSVSHNLSPGNWEFDNDPFQTNQFGHPYHGSLFYSAFRSNGFSFWQSVPATMAGSYLWETFAETQPPSPNDFINTSFGGIVLGEMTFRLSSRIVNNRQRGFKRQASEVAGLIINPMRGLNRILDGTWGKVYGNSTERDSSKIGAEFDLGGRIFNSQSVSPFEHGRFGWFARARLLYGVPNEGFRKPFSNISITAEVGRDDSSTVNVISVYGSLTGWDISKVDQDKMENLVILSANYDYIRNQAFFYGAQSVKFNLMSQLKLTQNVIISGSLGAGPILLAAVPDQYTYNSRNYDYGPGFAVNGGGTIKLLNKLSYSANYRGGWMVTVDGNKSHYFLHTFSNEVSYMFIKGLSIAAESGYFRLEGNYHDYPDVNKKYPYLRISTRYSIGNL
- a CDS encoding ATP-binding protein produces the protein MSKFIQRQITPIIEAQKSKFPVLAITGPRQSGKTTLLKEIFSDYSYVSLENPNTRSFALDDPIGFLNRYDHKVILDEVQRVPALFSYIQGRVDESKIMGQYILSGSQNFHLLNNITQTLAGRVALFKLLPFDFTELKQSALLANSYAPASIKGFYPAIFDRDIDPVVFYANYIQTYLEKDVTELMNIRDLKQFRTFLGLCAGRAGQLLNFSALANECNISHNTAKAWLSILESSYIIFLLQPYHQNFNKRLVKTPKLYFYDTGLLNHLLGIRTAEELDENRLKGNIFENMILAEYQKQNHHLYLHKDYYFWQDSNAHEVDLLMKKAQGFSIFEIKATQTISNALFKEMDRFEETAAPEKVNKTLIYGGAENEKRTRYDVVSWQNVPDFMG
- a CDS encoding transmembrane 220 family protein, whose product is MKIFNIVFVVLFVIFAALQYNDPDPYIWVPIYLYSAWFCFKASQKKFYPVWYAVGIFIYLAYATYKIFDANGLIDWFTKHHSESLVESMKAEKPWIEETREFFGLLICVAVLGINWVYGNRLKKKA